Proteins encoded together in one Hymenobacter monticola window:
- a CDS encoding T9SS type A sorting domain-containing protein: MRFFLLTVLCLIGCSWASSAQTRIDPSFLPQRLYEPASAAAALQLSNGNRLVFGVQRAEHQDVPGIAAYLPNGQLDTQFQANLAAATWTEVRGAAEAPGGKIWVVAGSVAYGSTTYFQLVRLNADGTRDASFAPRTSGWGIIYNVAAQPDGKIVVGGQSLLRPGFTTTVSVMRLNADGTPDTAFNTRFAALNLSSYYAPDAVVLQPDGKLLCAFTSPLLNVFRLNLDGSQDSSFQLRFPSGGTPVPASNAYGASLALQPDGKVLLGANNGYSGGIFMGLAARIVRFGPTGIHDTSFAAPTNLYPQRSDYLVPTMQVRPDGRILVAVGSPGIYQYQLGASQQYVAQLLATGAFDPAWRVPARVNSTYGTPSDGVSSIQLLASGQVLTAGGLLNIEAATALPTGVHLLQATGAPAPFVAPLLQQPSSSAVTLQPGPGGKILVSGWFSEINGVASVGLARLNADGSTDAGFVARSPFATAAPSTSVTPFYTYPDGRVLVGGYFSFQANGQQHVNLVRLLANGRLDSTFVSAAYGPGSPYGSGMSPDNGYLRSAQVQPGGSIVVMGLPSNNASVPGQPFLARLTDTGQLDATFQPAVAAPTCLLVRPDGRVLVGAPSTTGQAATVTGLLADGGIDPAFTPASVTNGTAATSVNQLVQTPGGKILFLGNFTAVGTVATARIGQLTATGAPDPTFAVASTAFTPLYSGSSSVFGLAVQPNGRIVVGGFTRATGQTAIKTLLRLLPNGALDTGFAANLQPDFYVFTPVVQPDGAILVPGYYTTIGGQLHIGLARLLDANVLHVPSAQVQANTSAYPVPAHGQLTLRLDAAARPKAVFLLDALGRPVLRQAVLQPEMQLATDALTPGVYLLRVEYATGAVTRRVVLE; this comes from the coding sequence ATGCGATTTTTTCTACTCACCGTTCTGTGTCTCATCGGGTGTTCCTGGGCTAGCAGCGCCCAGACCCGAATTGACCCCAGCTTTCTGCCGCAACGCCTCTACGAACCAGCTTCGGCCGCGGCCGCGTTGCAACTGAGCAACGGCAACCGGTTGGTGTTTGGCGTGCAGCGGGCCGAGCACCAGGACGTGCCCGGCATCGCCGCCTACCTGCCCAATGGGCAACTCGACACGCAGTTTCAGGCCAACCTGGCGGCAGCTACCTGGACGGAAGTGAGAGGCGCGGCCGAAGCGCCGGGCGGCAAAATCTGGGTGGTGGCCGGCAGCGTGGCCTACGGCAGCACCACGTATTTTCAGTTGGTGCGCCTCAACGCCGACGGCACGCGCGATGCCAGCTTTGCGCCCCGCACCAGCGGCTGGGGCATTATTTATAACGTAGCCGCGCAGCCCGACGGCAAAATAGTGGTGGGAGGACAAAGCCTGTTGCGGCCCGGCTTCACCACCACCGTATCGGTTATGCGCCTTAATGCCGATGGCACCCCCGATACGGCCTTCAACACGCGGTTCGCGGCCCTGAACCTTAGCAGTTACTACGCGCCAGATGCCGTAGTGCTACAACCCGATGGCAAGCTCTTATGCGCATTCACTAGCCCGCTCCTAAACGTTTTCCGACTCAACTTAGACGGCAGTCAGGATAGCAGCTTTCAGCTGCGGTTCCCTTCGGGTGGGACGCCGGTACCGGCGTCAAACGCTTACGGCGCGAGCTTGGCGCTTCAGCCCGATGGCAAGGTTTTGCTGGGCGCGAACAATGGGTATAGCGGCGGCATTTTTATGGGTTTGGCGGCTCGAATCGTGCGCTTCGGCCCGACGGGGATTCACGATACGAGCTTTGCAGCGCCCACCAACCTGTACCCTCAACGCAGCGATTACCTTGTTCCGACGATGCAGGTGCGTCCTGATGGTCGCATCCTGGTGGCCGTGGGAAGCCCGGGCATTTATCAATATCAATTGGGTGCGTCCCAGCAGTACGTGGCACAGCTGCTGGCCACCGGCGCGTTCGACCCGGCCTGGCGAGTGCCCGCGCGCGTCAACAGCACGTACGGCACGCCGTCCGATGGCGTGAGCAGCATTCAGTTGCTGGCATCAGGCCAAGTGCTGACGGCCGGCGGCTTGCTCAACATTGAGGCCGCTACCGCCCTGCCCACGGGCGTGCACTTGCTGCAAGCTACGGGCGCCCCGGCGCCGTTTGTGGCGCCGCTGCTGCAACAGCCCAGCAGTTCGGCCGTAACCCTGCAGCCCGGCCCCGGCGGCAAGATTCTTGTGAGCGGCTGGTTTTCCGAAATCAACGGCGTGGCGTCCGTTGGCCTGGCCCGCCTCAACGCCGATGGCAGCACCGATGCCGGCTTTGTGGCCCGGAGTCCGTTTGCCACGGCCGCGCCCAGCACCAGCGTTACTCCCTTCTACACCTACCCAGACGGGCGCGTGCTGGTGGGCGGCTATTTCAGCTTTCAGGCCAACGGACAGCAGCACGTGAACCTGGTGCGCCTGCTGGCCAACGGCCGCTTGGACTCTACCTTCGTGAGTGCTGCCTACGGCCCCGGTTCGCCCTACGGCTCCGGCATGTCCCCCGATAACGGGTATTTGCGCAGTGCCCAAGTGCAGCCCGGGGGCAGCATTGTGGTGATGGGGCTTCCAAGCAACAATGCGTCGGTGCCCGGCCAGCCGTTTCTTGCCCGCCTGACGGATACCGGCCAACTGGACGCTACTTTTCAGCCGGCCGTGGCGGCGCCTACCTGCTTGCTGGTGCGCCCCGATGGCCGTGTGCTGGTAGGAGCGCCAAGCACCACCGGGCAAGCCGCCACCGTGACGGGGCTATTGGCCGATGGTGGTATCGACCCAGCCTTCACGCCCGCCAGCGTCACCAACGGCACGGCGGCGACTTCCGTCAATCAGCTGGTGCAGACTCCTGGCGGAAAAATACTGTTCCTCGGCAATTTCACGGCCGTGGGCACGGTGGCCACAGCCCGCATTGGCCAACTCACGGCCACGGGCGCGCCCGACCCGACGTTTGCGGTGGCTTCCACGGCTTTTACGCCGCTTTACTCGGGGTCTTCGTCCGTTTTCGGCCTGGCCGTGCAGCCCAACGGGCGAATTGTGGTGGGCGGCTTCACGCGCGCCACTGGTCAGACGGCCATTAAAACGTTGTTGCGCCTGCTGCCGAACGGGGCGTTGGATACCGGGTTTGCGGCCAATTTGCAGCCCGATTTTTATGTCTTCACCCCGGTCGTTCAGCCCGATGGAGCCATTCTGGTTCCCGGTTATTACACGACCATCGGCGGCCAACTGCACATCGGCCTCGCTCGCCTGCTCGACGCGAACGTGCTGCACGTGCCCAGCGCACAGGTGCAGGCCAATACAAGTGCCTACCCGGTTCCGGCCCACGGGCAGCTCACGCTCCGCCTGGATGCCGCCGCCCGCCCCAAAGCGGTTTTCTTGCTTGACGCCCTAGGCCGCCCCGTGCTCCGCCAAGCCGTGCTTCAACCCGAAATGCAGCTGGCCACCGACGCGCTGACGCCCGGCGTATACCTGTTGCGCGTGGAATATGCCACAGGCGCCGTCACTCGGCGCGTGGTGCTGGAGTAG
- a CDS encoding TonB-dependent receptor, translating to MINRIPLTISLVLGGFFVSAAQTAPVATPAVAARGRATAPPLTGRVADAATDEALPGANVIFTDLKQGAATGPDGSFSFANLPRGRFTMQVRSLGYNTVTQTVDTGSGQPLEIKLTAAATEIGQVVVTGVSQATQLRRSPVPTTVVDRTRLNQTSGSNIVDAIAHTPGVAQITTGAAISKPVVRGLGYNRVVTLNNGARQEGQQWGDEHGIEIDEFSIDRAEIIKGPGSLLYGSDAMAGVINFVAPDPVAEGRIIGTATANYQTNNHQQGYSLLNAGNLNGLNWLVRGTRKVAGNYQNRYDGRVYNSGFNEWDANGYVGVNKSWGYSHFTFSSFNQRVGLTEGARDPQTGRFLKDVPSGDSTVSVPVTDADLHGYGLAVPQQQINHLRIGTDNNFILGENGARLTLQVSYQQNLRREYGSALDPAETSLYFQLRTVDYALRYFLPEKNGWNLTLGSTGLHQQNRNLGVEFLIPAYRVNEGGVFGVAKKTIGALDISGGLRYDIRQISADRLSLDGNERPSTNPTAETKFPGFESNFHNYSGSLGLAYSLSERLTVKANLARGFRAPNIAELGSNGKHEGTIRYEIGNENLAAETSLQVDVGVSYASEHVSFSVDAFENSISNYIFTRRLLTASGADSLRDDTGAYKYEQGQARLYGGEVSLDFHPHPLDWLHFENAFSMVRARQLNVEADQRYLPFIPADRLQSELRANFRRQGKRLTNPYARLQMERTFAQNRFFSAFDTETATPGYTLFNAGVGTDVASASGRTLFSLFVTANNLFDVGYQSHLSRLKYADYNAANGRTGVFNQGRNVSVRLVVPLSFK from the coding sequence ATGATTAACCGCATTCCGCTGACCATTTCGTTGGTACTGGGCGGCTTTTTTGTTTCGGCGGCCCAAACCGCGCCCGTGGCCACGCCGGCGGTGGCCGCCCGCGGCCGGGCCACGGCCCCGCCCCTCACCGGCCGCGTGGCCGACGCCGCCACGGACGAGGCACTGCCCGGCGCCAACGTCATTTTCACCGATTTGAAGCAGGGCGCCGCCACCGGGCCCGATGGCTCGTTCAGCTTTGCCAACCTGCCTCGCGGGCGCTTCACCATGCAGGTGCGCTCGCTGGGCTACAATACGGTGACGCAGACCGTGGACACGGGCAGCGGGCAGCCGCTGGAAATCAAGCTGACGGCCGCGGCCACCGAAATTGGCCAGGTGGTGGTCACGGGCGTGAGCCAGGCCACGCAGCTGCGGCGCTCACCGGTGCCAACGACGGTGGTTGACCGCACGCGACTCAACCAGACCTCCGGCTCTAACATTGTGGATGCCATTGCGCACACCCCGGGCGTGGCCCAGATTACAACCGGCGCGGCCATCAGCAAGCCCGTAGTGCGCGGACTGGGCTACAACCGCGTGGTGACGCTGAACAACGGCGCCCGGCAGGAAGGCCAGCAGTGGGGCGACGAGCACGGCATTGAGATTGACGAGTTTAGCATCGACCGGGCCGAGATTATCAAGGGGCCGGGCTCGCTGCTGTACGGGTCCGATGCCATGGCCGGCGTCATCAACTTCGTGGCGCCCGACCCCGTGGCCGAGGGCCGCATTATTGGCACGGCCACGGCCAACTACCAGACCAACAACCACCAGCAGGGCTACTCGCTGCTGAACGCGGGCAACCTCAACGGCCTGAACTGGCTGGTGCGCGGCACCCGCAAGGTGGCCGGCAACTACCAGAACCGCTACGACGGCCGCGTGTACAACTCCGGCTTTAATGAGTGGGACGCCAACGGCTACGTGGGCGTAAACAAAAGCTGGGGCTATTCGCACTTCACCTTCAGCAGCTTCAACCAGCGCGTGGGGCTTACCGAGGGCGCCCGCGACCCGCAAACCGGCCGCTTCCTGAAAGACGTGCCCAGCGGCGACTCGACGGTGAGCGTGCCCGTGACCGACGCCGACCTGCACGGCTATGGCCTGGCTGTGCCCCAGCAGCAAATCAACCACCTGCGCATCGGGACGGATAATAACTTCATTCTGGGCGAAAACGGCGCCCGCCTCACGCTGCAGGTGAGTTACCAGCAGAACCTGCGCCGCGAGTACGGCAGCGCGCTCGACCCGGCGGAAACCTCGCTCTACTTCCAGCTGCGGACCGTGGACTACGCCCTGCGCTACTTCCTGCCTGAGAAAAATGGCTGGAACCTGACCTTGGGCAGCACCGGCTTGCACCAGCAAAACCGCAACCTGGGCGTGGAATTCCTGATTCCGGCCTACCGCGTGAACGAGGGCGGCGTGTTTGGCGTGGCCAAGAAAACCATCGGCGCGCTGGACATCAGCGGCGGCTTGCGCTACGACATTCGGCAGATTTCAGCCGACCGCCTCTCGCTCGACGGCAATGAGCGGCCCAGCACCAACCCCACGGCCGAAACCAAGTTTCCGGGCTTCGAGAGCAATTTTCACAACTATAGCGGCAGCCTGGGGCTGGCCTACAGCCTCAGCGAGCGCCTGACGGTGAAAGCAAACCTGGCCCGCGGCTTCCGGGCGCCCAACATTGCCGAGCTGGGCTCGAACGGCAAGCACGAGGGCACCATCCGCTACGAAATTGGCAACGAAAACCTGGCCGCCGAAACCAGCCTGCAGGTGGATGTCGGCGTGAGCTACGCCTCGGAGCACGTCAGCTTCAGCGTCGATGCGTTTGAGAACAGCATAAGCAACTACATTTTCACGCGCCGCCTGCTCACGGCCAGCGGGGCCGACTCGCTGCGCGACGACACCGGCGCCTACAAGTACGAGCAAGGCCAGGCCCGCCTCTACGGCGGCGAGGTGAGCCTCGACTTTCACCCCCACCCGCTAGACTGGCTGCACTTCGAAAACGCGTTTTCGATGGTGCGCGCCCGGCAGCTGAACGTAGAAGCTGACCAGCGCTACCTGCCTTTCATCCCGGCCGACCGGCTGCAGTCGGAACTGCGGGCCAACTTCCGCCGCCAGGGCAAGCGCCTCACCAACCCCTACGCCCGCCTGCAGATGGAGCGCACCTTCGCCCAAAACCGCTTCTTCTCGGCCTTCGACACCGAAACCGCCACGCCGGGCTACACGCTGTTCAACGCCGGCGTGGGCACCGACGTGGCTTCGGCCAGCGGCCGCACCCTGTTCTCGCTCTTCGTCACGGCCAACAACCTGTTCGACGTGGGCTACCAAAGCCACCTCAGCCGCCTGAAATATGCCGATTACAACGCCGCCAACGGGCGCACCGGCGTGTTCAACCAGGGGCGCAATGTGAGCGTGCGGCTGGTGGTGCCGCTGTCTTTTAAATGA
- a CDS encoding TonB-dependent receptor, whose translation MGIVSCLPGRAAVWLGMALAGLLAQPGRAQTAGAQANCTLALAGRVADHETGTLLPGATVRLLETGEVSPTDALGNYHFHVCPGFYHLEVSFVGYRPEALEMRVATSEVRNFQLHPDAVQLQGAVVRGQAAPATATQATAALTGRDLAATRGQGLGEALLKVSGVAAIQTGPNVFKPMIHGLHSNRVALLNNGVRQEGQQWGQDHGPEIDPFVASQLAVVKGAAGVRYGADAIGGVVLVQPAALPDSAGTTGEVHLVGASNNGLGAASATAQGSPKKLPALAWRAQGTVRRAGLSRTPDYWISSTALAEYNYSGAVGWRKARWGTEVFLSQYNAKLGLYPVPENWNRAARDESVPPLPASFSYDLDRPYQQIQHTLLKLSSFYKLNGWGGRLNLTLAQQSDRRGEYDKYRPRNDNVAARNLPELDYRNQTTTADLRWEPHLHGNFGGEVGLSGTYQDNTYRPGSRFFIPYYTNAVGGAYAIGRWHPGAWLLEAGLRLDRRHLDTCRPTRVSGAFDVVQEQFAFTTPALSGGVVRELGPHLTLRADASLMQRAPAANERASQGVHNGIYEEGYDITRPPGTPALGPETARSLALSLTWHDHPRLNGELTVYQNHIDNYIYQTPIAPVLDIRGLFPSYRYQQTDARFRGLDLLVAYRLARPLTLGLKAATVVERDLRLDDYLILAPADRLESWLRYEAPGPAAHRLSGFYAQVGAQAVRRQTRVPRDNEQRDYQDPPAGYWLLDAEVGGALRLGAHTPLSISLTGTNLLDQRYRDYLNRYRYFLDELGRNVTLRLRVPLAFGAARK comes from the coding sequence ATGGGTATTGTTTCCTGCCTGCCGGGCCGCGCTGCGGTGTGGCTGGGCATGGCACTAGCGGGCCTACTGGCCCAGCCGGGCCGGGCGCAAACAGCGGGCGCGCAAGCCAACTGCACGCTGGCCCTGGCTGGCCGCGTGGCCGACCACGAAACGGGCACGCTGTTGCCCGGCGCCACCGTGCGCCTGCTCGAAACCGGCGAAGTGAGCCCCACCGACGCCCTCGGCAACTATCACTTTCACGTCTGCCCGGGGTTCTATCACCTGGAGGTGAGCTTTGTGGGCTACCGCCCCGAAGCCCTGGAGATGCGCGTGGCCACCTCGGAGGTGCGCAACTTCCAGCTGCACCCCGATGCCGTGCAGCTGCAGGGCGCGGTGGTGCGCGGACAGGCCGCACCGGCCACTGCCACCCAGGCCACGGCCGCGCTAACCGGGCGCGACCTGGCCGCCACCCGCGGCCAGGGCCTGGGCGAGGCCCTGCTGAAAGTGAGCGGCGTGGCGGCCATCCAGACCGGCCCGAACGTGTTCAAGCCCATGATACACGGCTTGCATTCCAACCGCGTAGCCTTGCTGAACAACGGGGTGCGGCAGGAAGGCCAGCAGTGGGGCCAGGACCACGGACCCGAAATCGACCCCTTCGTGGCCTCGCAGCTGGCGGTGGTGAAGGGTGCGGCCGGCGTGCGCTACGGCGCCGACGCCATTGGTGGGGTGGTGCTGGTGCAGCCGGCGGCCCTGCCCGATTCGGCCGGCACCACCGGCGAGGTGCATTTGGTGGGGGCCAGCAACAACGGCCTGGGGGCGGCGTCGGCCACGGCGCAGGGCTCGCCGAAAAAGCTGCCGGCGCTGGCGTGGCGGGCGCAGGGCACCGTGCGCCGAGCGGGCCTGTCGCGCACGCCGGATTATTGGATAAGCTCCACCGCGCTGGCCGAGTACAACTACTCGGGCGCGGTGGGCTGGCGCAAGGCGCGCTGGGGTACGGAGGTGTTTCTGAGCCAGTACAATGCCAAGCTGGGCCTATACCCGGTGCCGGAAAACTGGAACCGGGCGGCGCGGGACGAGTCGGTGCCACCGCTGCCGGCCTCCTTCAGCTACGACCTGGACCGGCCTTACCAGCAGATTCAGCACACCTTACTCAAGCTCAGCAGCTTTTACAAGCTGAATGGCTGGGGCGGGCGGCTGAACCTGACGCTGGCCCAGCAGAGCGACCGCCGGGGCGAGTACGACAAGTACCGGCCGCGCAACGACAACGTGGCGGCCCGCAACCTGCCCGAGCTCGACTACCGCAACCAAACCACCACCGCCGACCTGCGCTGGGAGCCCCACCTGCACGGCAACTTTGGCGGCGAAGTGGGCTTGAGCGGCACGTATCAGGACAATACTTACCGGCCGGGCAGCCGCTTTTTCATTCCGTACTACACCAACGCGGTGGGCGGTGCCTACGCCATTGGGCGCTGGCACCCCGGCGCCTGGCTGCTGGAGGCCGGCCTGCGCCTCGACCGGCGCCACCTCGATACCTGCCGACCCACGCGGGTGAGTGGGGCGTTTGATGTGGTGCAGGAACAGTTTGCCTTCACTACGCCGGCGCTGTCGGGCGGGGTGGTGCGCGAACTGGGGCCGCACCTCACCCTGCGCGCCGACGCCAGCCTGATGCAGCGCGCCCCCGCCGCTAACGAGCGCGCCAGCCAGGGCGTGCACAACGGCATCTACGAGGAAGGCTACGACATCACCCGGCCGCCCGGCACGCCGGCGCTGGGGCCGGAAACGGCCCGCTCGCTGGCCCTGAGCCTGACCTGGCACGACCACCCACGCCTCAACGGCGAGCTGACCGTGTACCAAAACCACATCGATAACTACATCTACCAGACGCCCATTGCGCCGGTGCTCGACATCCGGGGCCTGTTTCCCTCCTACCGCTACCAGCAGACCGATGCCCGGTTTCGGGGCCTGGACTTGCTGGTGGCCTACCGGCTGGCGCGGCCCCTCACGCTGGGTCTGAAAGCCGCCACGGTGGTGGAGCGCGACCTGCGGCTGGACGACTACCTAATACTAGCCCCCGCCGACCGGCTGGAAAGCTGGCTGCGCTACGAGGCCCCGGGCCCGGCGGCGCACAGGCTCAGTGGCTTCTATGCCCAGGTGGGTGCGCAGGCCGTGCGCCGCCAGACCCGCGTGCCGCGCGACAACGAGCAGCGCGACTACCAGGACCCGCCCGCCGGCTACTGGCTGTTGGACGCCGAAGTGGGCGGCGCGCTCCGGCTGGGCGCCCACACGCCGCTGAGCATCAGCCTGACGGGCACCAACCTGCTCGACCAGCGCTACCGCGACTACCTGAACCGCTACCGCTACTTCCTCGACGAGCTGGGCCGCAACGTGACGCTGCGCCTGCGCGTGCCGCTGGCTTTTGGCGCGGCCCGGAAGTAG
- the htpG gene encoding molecular chaperone HtpG: MQETGSISIHTENIFPIIKKFLYSDHEIFLRELVSNAVDATQKLKSLAQLGEYQGDLGELKVRVTVDKEARKITISDHGLGMTAEEIKKYINQIAFSGATEFVEQYKEKDANAKDQIIGQFGLGFYSAFMVAKEVEIWSKSYKDDTLTAHWTCDGSTEFTLEETEGEHAKAERGTDVVLHVAEDSDEFLEEGRLRGILAKYCRFLPIQIEFEGELINDTNPIWTKQPSELTDEDYKKFYQELYPMSADEPLFWIHLNVDYPFNLTGILYFPKVKDELQFQRNKIQLYSRQVFITDEVKDVVPEFLMLLHGVIDSPDIPLNVSRSFLQADAAVKKINTYITKKVADKLSSLFKQDRAGYEEKWSDIGLFVKYGMLSDDKFYDKAKDFVLLKNVDGKLFTLNEYTEHVQANQQDKNDNTVVLYTNDAEAQHSFVAAAQDRGYDVLNFDQVLDPHFVGLLEQKLEKTSFKRVDADTVSKLIEKDDATESVLSEDDTKKLEETFTSAISNPAMHVKVAALSPQDAPVVITQNEFMRRMKDMQRTGGGGGMQMFGAFPESYDVTVNANHPLVSKVLADGGDQLAKQAFDLALLSQGLLKGEALTAFVKRSTELL; encoded by the coding sequence ATGCAAGAAACCGGCTCCATCTCCATCCACACCGAGAACATCTTCCCCATCATCAAGAAGTTCTTGTATTCCGACCACGAAATCTTCCTGCGGGAACTGGTCAGCAATGCCGTTGATGCCACCCAAAAGCTGAAGAGCCTGGCCCAGCTGGGCGAGTACCAGGGCGACCTCGGCGAGCTGAAAGTGCGCGTGACCGTGGACAAAGAAGCCCGCAAAATCACGATTTCCGACCACGGCCTGGGCATGACGGCCGAGGAAATCAAGAAGTACATCAACCAGATTGCCTTCTCCGGTGCCACCGAGTTCGTGGAGCAGTACAAGGAGAAGGACGCCAACGCCAAAGACCAGATTATCGGGCAGTTCGGCCTGGGCTTCTACTCGGCCTTCATGGTGGCCAAGGAAGTGGAAATCTGGTCGAAGTCGTACAAAGACGACACCCTGACGGCCCACTGGACCTGCGATGGCAGCACCGAGTTCACCCTCGAAGAAACCGAAGGCGAGCACGCCAAAGCCGAGCGCGGCACGGACGTGGTGCTGCACGTGGCCGAAGATTCGGACGAGTTCCTGGAGGAGGGCCGCCTGCGCGGCATCCTGGCCAAATACTGCCGCTTTCTGCCCATTCAGATTGAGTTTGAGGGCGAACTCATCAACGACACGAACCCCATCTGGACCAAGCAGCCCAGCGAGCTGACCGATGAGGACTACAAGAAATTCTACCAGGAGCTCTACCCCATGAGCGCCGACGAGCCCCTGTTTTGGATTCACCTGAACGTGGACTACCCGTTCAACCTCACGGGTATTCTGTACTTCCCGAAGGTGAAGGACGAGCTGCAGTTCCAGCGCAACAAGATTCAGCTCTACTCGCGCCAGGTGTTCATCACCGATGAGGTGAAGGACGTGGTGCCCGAGTTCCTGATGCTGCTACACGGCGTGATTGACTCGCCCGACATCCCGCTGAACGTGAGCCGCAGCTTCCTGCAGGCCGACGCCGCGGTGAAGAAAATCAACACCTACATCACCAAGAAGGTGGCCGACAAGCTAAGCAGCCTGTTCAAGCAGGACCGCGCCGGCTACGAGGAGAAATGGTCTGACATCGGCCTGTTCGTGAAGTACGGCATGCTCTCCGACGACAAGTTCTATGACAAGGCCAAGGACTTCGTGCTGCTCAAGAACGTAGACGGCAAGCTGTTCACCCTGAACGAGTACACCGAGCACGTGCAGGCCAACCAGCAGGACAAGAACGACAACACGGTGGTGCTTTACACCAACGACGCCGAAGCCCAGCACAGCTTTGTGGCCGCCGCACAGGACCGGGGTTACGACGTGCTGAACTTCGACCAGGTGCTCGACCCGCACTTCGTGGGCCTGCTGGAGCAGAAGCTCGAAAAAACCAGCTTCAAGCGCGTGGATGCCGACACGGTGAGCAAACTCATCGAGAAGGACGACGCCACCGAAAGCGTGCTGAGCGAAGACGACACCAAGAAGCTGGAAGAAACCTTCACGTCGGCCATCTCCAACCCGGCCATGCATGTGAAGGTGGCCGCCCTCTCGCCCCAGGACGCCCCGGTGGTCATCACCCAAAACGAGTTCATGCGCCGCATGAAGGACATGCAGCGCACCGGCGGCGGGGGCGGCATGCAGATGTTTGGCGCCTTCCCCGAGTCGTACGACGTGACCGTGAACGCCAATCACCCGCTGGTGAGCAAGGTGCTGGCCGACGGCGGTGACCAGCTGGCCAAGCAGGCGTTTGACCTGGCCCTGCTCTCGCAAGGCCTGCTGAAAGGCGAGGCGCTGACGGCCTTCGTGAAGCGCAGCACCGAACTGCTGTAA